CCCTGGCGGTTGTATGGTTGGTGTCTCCAGCCGTTGTTCCTTGGGGTGTACGACCTCCTGTCGCTGCTGCCCCCTGCTGGTCGCTGAGAAACCATTCGTGTAATCTCGTCGTCTTCAATCCGCATCTGGGCCGTAGCCCTCGATCTGACTTCTTCGAAGTTTGCACAGGGATATTTGGTTAGTTCTCGGTACAGCTCTGAGTTGGGGACGAGACCTCTCTTGAATGCTTCGATGGCTGTTCTGACATCACAGTTTTTTATGctaattttttcacaattaaaacggttaaaataatcgcgtaccgactcggtAGGTCCTTGGACCAACCGATAGAGGTCACTTGTTTGTTTCTCCAATTGGCGACTGCTGGCGAATTGTTGGTAGAAGGCGTTGATGAGGTCGAACAGGCAGAAGATAGATCCAGGTGTTATGTTCATGAGCCATTCCAGGGCTGCTCCGTCGAGGGTTCCTCCGAAGGATTTGCACATGACGGGCTCGACCAGGTCGTAGGGGATGCCGATCTGCCACATTCGCTGCTTGTAGAAGTTGACGTGTCTGTATGGATCAGACGTTCCGTCATACAGGGTGGTCCAGGTAGGGAGTCGGAGCTGGTGTGGTACCGTCACCCTAGTGATCGCTTCACAGAACGGGGATGCTGCATACCCGTCGGTCGGCTCGGTCTCCACGGGTGTGGGTGCCCCCGGCAGTTTGGTCATCAGCTTCATCATCAACGAGCATCGCTTCTTCATGTGATTTTCCATCTTATTTAGGCGCTTAGTGACGGGGTCCGGTATTGCTCCATCCTTTTCCTCATGTGGCTCCTCGCCGTCGGACAGGTCTTCAGAGTCGCCAGTCATCTCGAATATCAACTTCTTCGGTTTTGCACCTGGCTTGTAACGCGATTGATACTTGTTACTTTTCACGGATTCGAGTTCCTTCTGGAGGTTTTCAATGAAGGCCCTTTCTTGGGCCAGCTCTGCTTGGGCCTTCTCGTAGGCCGCTTTCATCTCTGCGAGCGTCATCTCTTCAGTAGTCATGGTGTGTAGGGTGATTTTGTGTgaaacctagttaatgtccccacagacggcgccaaactgtttatgccaaatttcgtctaaGGGCGATCTTTGGCttaggtcgacactaactaagcgatAATCAAATAAGGGAAGACAAAAATagacacgacacagagaagtgttgacgcggaaaacccaggaataaggtaaaaaaccgcggatagctatgaggctatcaatccactaagtttcCTATATAATTGTTTGTATCttattctagaaatcaatgtaGCAAAATTAAAGAGCGAGTACAAGAATAATATGAACGCTTAATAGCTTGAGAATGTGAGTGCTTGAGTTAACATGTCCCTCACTTGTCATCGTCTTCATGCTTTTATAAGATATTTCCAACGGTCTAGTTGGTTGAGAGAATCCCACAAAGATAGGGATATCTTTGTTACACGTCTCTTTAGTCTTCAACCACCTCCGCGCTTCTCGCGCATGTCTTGGACTCATTCCTGCTAGTGTGACGGCGCTGCCTATCATGGGCTTTAGGTTAACTTATCTTTATCAACCTGTTCCTTGAGGACGCGTCTCTGTTGCCTGTGCGTTGTCGCCCGTCTTTCGTCGTTTATGCCTCGTCGTACGATGCTACGTCGGACGTATCTCCCTGGAACTATGTTTACCTGCGACACGACAGAACCTGgttgacacgacatgatcaaacgttagagcggttatgtcgttagtccaaaaagtgggataacaagtAGCATGCATGTGCTTTGTTTCTGGAAATTGCAAACCCCCATTATCAGTGAGGGTTTCCGTACCATTCTTCAATCCAAGCACAGCATTCACATTCCTCATCATCTCCTTCACCTTTTCCAAAGCAGAGCCTCTAAGAACTCTATTGTCTTGCACACCTTCCACAGGCTCCAAGATCTTTGGAGAAACCACCTGGGTTTGCGTTGGGAGAGAAGGGGTGTAGTTAATAGCAGCGTGATAGGCATCAATGGCTTCCTGCATCTCAGGAGAAGGTGGCTCAGTGTTTGGGTGCGACGGAAACGGAGAAATGACCGGCGGCGATTTCCGAGTTTCCCCACCATAGCTGGGTGTCACATTTCTCAGTTGATGCTGGTTCTTTGGTCTCAAACTTACAGTGTTGAGAAGAGAGGAGGCCTCCTTATTGATTTCTCGAACTTCATGCttctgattcttcttcttcctcgtcATTTTTCGAAGGGGTGCGCACGATAGCAAGGAACCTTATCCTACGCTCTTTCCATGGCAGAgagaaaaagtttttttttaatcctCCTTTTTCTGTTTTTCAGACAttatcacacacaaataagtttattttagacaaaatatgtattttcatataaactaatcaaataagttcagataaattcagttaagttcagataaattcagataatataagttcaatcaAAATAAATCCAATAAAGGAGAgtcttaactgaacttatctgaattatactatttaaaataagttaaaataaatcaAACATAACTTAAAGCTAAATTGCTgtcttattttttcttgaaaatattTACAATGGTCCCCGTGAATAATTAAATGGTGTGAAAGACGTAGCCAAGTGCGCAACATGTTAGCTGAAGCTTGGAGATGTATGCGATTATGTCCACGTGATCCATGCAGCAGAAACATGACAAATCTTAAAATTGGTTTTGGTCATCAGACACAAAATTAAGTCAAAGACGGCAAAAGGCATTTAGCAAACTAAagctatctatactaatatattaaaaggcgttgagaaAAATGTCTAAATACAATGAGATTTGAACTctagacctcaagtgtggaggataagtctcattaccatcttaaccaacaaccatttgtggtttatctcttcacattaatttataaatgaatgttaacatgaagtttacaacaactaaacttttatgtgactttttattttctattgactattttggaaaaaaaaaaaaaaattaaagaattaggacaaccatgaataaacatgatgtcataagtctcataagcatcaactacaaAAATGCCTTGCATGACTGCATatgtctaatttggtgtttgttaattttgaatcatttatttccactagaaaacaaattatacaaattgtaagatgatgcaattgaaaaattatttctcatgagtcatgataaatgacttagtgtgtttgtgtagttgacgaacttGATGAATGCTTTCACTTAATGCTATACATGTATCTTATCAAATattttgctcaaaaaaaatctaaaattttaactattcaatgtagcaatcgGGACAAcgcccgagccacacactagttcAATTTCAAAAACTGCTTAATTGCATCAATTTATACGAAGCCATAACAAGAAAAGAGTCGTCGTAGATATGCCGCCAATTTTGGAAAACCAAAACCAAGAACAGAGAATACGTGATGGACTTATCTTGCTTTGATTAACTACCCATCTAACTTTGTATGTACACTACTCCCATCTTCCACTTGTCCCACACTCACAAGGAAGTCAAAACGGCAGTCtattatatttttgtaaaaacataataataatttttttttaatgaaatagtacatttttttaagaaatggtacatgtttttatcgaaatggtacatgtttttattGAAATGGTACTCTGTTTAACGAAATGGTATTATTTCTTTAatgaaatggtacttttttttaaaagaaatgatACATGTTTTTATCGAAATGGCGTTGTGATGTGTTTGCTCACACATCACAGCATGTCGCCTCGCCGATCTCTACAACTCACACGTCACAAGTCACAACTACTTTAATGAGGGCGGAGAGGCCCATCTCAGTGATGTGTTTCCAAACACATATCTGAGGGTTAGG
This genomic stretch from Spinacia oleracea cultivar Varoflay chromosome 3, BTI_SOV_V1, whole genome shotgun sequence harbors:
- the LOC130470152 gene encoding uncharacterized protein — translated: MTTEEMTLAEMKAAYEKAQAELAQERAFIENLQKELESVKSNKYQSRYKPGAKPKKLIFEMTGDSEDLSDGEEPHEEKDGAIPDPVTKRLNKMENHMKKRCSLMMKLMTKLPGAPTPVETEPTDGYAASPFCEAITRVTVPHQLRLPTWTTLYDGTSDPYRHVNFYKQRMWQIGIPYDLVEPVMCKSFGGTLDGAALEWLMNITPGSIFCLFDLINAFYQQFASSRQLEKQTSDLYRLVQGPTESVRDYFNRFNCEKISIKNCDVRTAIEAFKRGLVPNSELYRELTKYPCANFEEVRSRATAQMRIEDDEITRMVSQRPAGGSSDRRSYTPRNNGWRHQPYNRQGQVQNVNQYDDTNSVYRNEWVVYPPISEYGFNVDIGGVVNALQSVGGTVRWPKKSDRPDSMKDMSKWCDFYRDNGHTTEECISLKKEVAYLLKRGHLKDLLSDKGKETYNKDSSSQPNPAPSSDRPAPPTFEKVVNVISGGSDICGLTSSAAKKINRGESEAVKEGQTEDEVALDKSLAAMIITFDDSDSTDTIQEHHDGLVISLPIGNALIKRILIDNGSSANVLFLEALQEMGLDEKN